A genomic region of Raphanus sativus cultivar WK10039 chromosome 6, ASM80110v3, whole genome shotgun sequence contains the following coding sequences:
- the LOC108810013 gene encoding uncharacterized protein LOC108810013 codes for MGNCIVVEKKVIKIMRNDGEVVEYRGPMHVHDILTQFSGHYSLFDSLSNSYHLHPQAKLLCGRLYYLMPKKTTTIKNKKTKKEVRFANPEVEKEEGDILTYYGDNTKEKSPSVVRVKMVVSKQELEKLLQGGPVHEMVYRSLAKQHMCHDDDDDAECLRGWRPLLDSIPESD; via the coding sequence atgGGGAATTGTATAGTAGTGGAGAAGAAAGTGATAAAGATTATGAGAAATGATGGAGAAGTAGTTGAATACAGAGGTCCCATGCATGTTCATGACATCCTCACCCAATTCTCTGGTCActactctctctttgattcccTGTCCAACAGTTATCATCTTCATCCGCAAGCCAAGCTTCTGTGTGGTCGTCTCTACTATCTCATGCCAAAGAAGACGACCACTATCAAGAAtaagaagacgaagaaggaaGTCAGGTTTGCAAATCCAGAGgtagaaaaagaagaaggagacatATTAACATATTATGGTGACAACACTAAGGAGAAGAGTCCTAgtgtggtgagagtgaagatGGTTGTGAGTAAGCAAGAGCTCGAGAAGCTGCTTCAAGGAGGTCCAGTTCATGAAATGGTCTATAGAAGTCTTGCTAAGCAACATATGTgccatgatgatgatgatgatgctgagTGTCTTAGAGGCTGGAGACCTTTGTTAGATAGTATTCCTGAATCTGATTAG